One segment of Thermosynechococcus sp. HN-54 DNA contains the following:
- a CDS encoding diheme cytochrome c, translating to MLCALVGTALAAIATPDLSGTVDVLPLNAQLGAQIYLRRCGSCHLAVPPETLPTQAWQVLIQDTNHYGATLEPIPRPELVPLWNYLRTYSRPLPNDAQIPFRVGRSPFFRILHPRVAVPQPVTLDGCAQCHPKATLFNFRELSPQWQDSP from the coding sequence ATGCTCTGTGCCCTAGTGGGTACAGCCCTAGCAGCGATCGCCACCCCAGACTTGAGCGGTACCGTTGATGTTTTGCCCTTGAATGCCCAGTTGGGAGCGCAAATCTATCTGCGGCGCTGTGGCAGTTGTCACCTCGCAGTACCCCCGGAAACATTGCCCACTCAGGCATGGCAGGTACTGATTCAAGATACTAATCACTACGGCGCAACTCTCGAACCCATTCCCCGCCCAGAGTTGGTTCCCCTGTGGAACTATTTGCGCACCTATTCTCGACCCCTGCCTAACGATGCCCAAATTCCCTTTCGCGTTGGGCGATCGCCCTTCTTTCGCATCCTCCATCCCCGTGTTGCGGTGCCGCAGCCAGTCACCCTCGATGGTTGTGCCCAATGTCATCCCAAGGCCACCCTCTTTAACTTTCGTGAGCTAAGTCCGCAATGGCAGGATTCCCCCTAG
- a CDS encoding peptidoglycan recognition family protein has protein sequence MLRRCRGLRLVISLAIASVVVLSLWNVMIGSIPSGDRPLDLSQAMSIDDPQFDPPTDVSPLPPLPENTLIPLQRSDGAAYERLFAQVRQVHQQCLFTPPWYGVPIDRTNFGDRYRTDVRGQVVDNAPLIVLHETVASAQSTLDFFQTPHPRDEDQASYHELITLKGWLLHLVPWSKRAYGAGNSVFSDETVQTNPRLAPSVNNFALHFSLETPPEGRHNGSTHAGYTEAQYRTLAWLVAQTGIDLQRVTTHAAVDRSGERMDPRSFDVAKFNRYWQLYRDRPCGDGPR, from the coding sequence ATGCTGCGTCGTTGTCGAGGCCTGCGGTTGGTGATTTCGCTGGCGATCGCTAGCGTGGTTGTGCTGTCCCTCTGGAATGTGATGATTGGCTCTATCCCTAGTGGCGATCGCCCCCTTGATTTGAGTCAAGCGATGTCCATTGATGATCCACAATTTGATCCGCCAACGGACGTATCGCCCTTACCCCCGCTGCCAGAGAATACCCTCATACCTCTACAACGCAGTGACGGCGCCGCCTACGAACGCCTCTTTGCCCAAGTCCGCCAAGTTCATCAACAGTGTTTATTTACTCCCCCTTGGTACGGTGTCCCCATCGACCGCACCAATTTTGGCGATCGCTACCGTACGGATGTCCGGGGTCAAGTGGTGGACAATGCACCGCTAATTGTTTTGCATGAAACTGTGGCCTCTGCCCAATCTACGCTCGATTTTTTCCAAACACCGCATCCCCGTGATGAAGATCAGGCTAGCTACCATGAATTGATTACCCTCAAGGGTTGGCTGCTGCACCTAGTACCTTGGTCTAAGCGTGCCTATGGTGCCGGCAACTCGGTTTTTAGCGATGAAACCGTGCAGACCAACCCCCGCCTTGCCCCTTCGGTGAACAATTTTGCCCTCCACTTTTCCCTAGAAACCCCTCCTGAAGGTCGCCACAATGGTTCCACACATGCTGGCTATACCGAGGCTCAGTACCGTACCTTAGCATGGCTGGTGGCGCAAACCGGCATTGATCTCCAACGGGTTACGACCCATGCGGCTGTGGATCGCTCTGGCGAGCGCATGGATCCGCGCAGCTTCGATGTGGCTAAATTTAATCGCTATTGGCAGCTCTATCGCGATCGCCCCTGTGGGGATGGTCCCCGCTAG
- the aroF gene encoding 3-deoxy-7-phosphoheptulonate synthase — translation MIIVLKSGTPSEEIERVSSEMRTWGLTPEKIVGKHKVVIGLVGDTAELDPLRIQEISPWIEHVLRVEQPFKRASREYRHGEPSEVVVPTPNGEVIFGEGHDVVVVAGPCSVENEAMILETAQRVKAAGAKFLRGGAYKPRTSPYAFQGHGESALDLLAAAKEKTGLGIITEVMDAADLDKIAEVADVLQIGARNMQNFSLLKRVGAQRKPVLLKRGMSATIEEWLMAAEYILAAGNPNVILCERGIRTFDREYTRNTLDLAAIPVLRKLTHLPIMIDPSHGTGWAEFVPAMAKAAVAAGADALMIEVHPNPAKALSDGAQSLTPDQFDELMQALQRPLVSLSR, via the coding sequence ATGATTATCGTTCTAAAAAGTGGCACCCCCAGTGAAGAGATTGAACGGGTCAGCAGTGAGATGCGCACTTGGGGATTGACCCCCGAAAAAATTGTGGGCAAGCACAAAGTCGTTATTGGCCTTGTCGGAGACACTGCGGAACTCGATCCCCTGCGGATTCAAGAAATTAGCCCTTGGATTGAGCACGTTCTGCGGGTTGAGCAGCCCTTCAAGCGAGCGAGCCGCGAGTATCGCCACGGTGAACCCAGTGAAGTGGTGGTTCCAACACCCAACGGGGAGGTCATTTTCGGTGAAGGCCATGATGTCGTGGTTGTGGCCGGGCCTTGCTCTGTTGAAAATGAAGCGATGATCCTTGAAACGGCGCAGCGGGTGAAAGCGGCAGGTGCCAAGTTTCTGCGCGGTGGAGCCTACAAGCCCCGTACCTCCCCCTATGCCTTCCAAGGCCATGGCGAAAGTGCCCTTGATCTGTTGGCAGCAGCAAAAGAAAAAACGGGCTTGGGTATCATTACCGAAGTCATGGACGCAGCAGATCTAGACAAAATTGCCGAAGTGGCCGATGTGCTGCAAATTGGTGCCCGTAACATGCAAAACTTTTCGCTTCTCAAGCGTGTGGGTGCCCAACGCAAACCCGTGCTCCTGAAACGGGGGATGTCTGCCACCATCGAGGAATGGCTGATGGCTGCGGAGTACATTTTGGCGGCAGGAAACCCCAATGTGATTCTTTGTGAACGGGGCATTCGCACCTTTGACCGCGAATATACCCGTAACACCCTCGACTTGGCAGCAATTCCGGTACTGCGCAAGCTCACCCATCTGCCGATTATGATTGACCCCAGTCATGGCACCGGCTGGGCAGAATTTGTACCTGCCATGGCCAAAGCCGCTGTAGCCGCAGGCGCCGATGCCCTCATGATTGAGGTACACCCCAATCCAGCCAAGGCGCTCTCCGATGGTGCCCAATCCCTCACCCCCGATCAGTTTGACGAGTTGATGCAAGCACTCCAACGTCCACTTGTCAGTCTGAGCCGCTAG
- a CDS encoding OB-fold-containig protein, with protein sequence MLFHLIHTPYWIVLGMGVLLFLTVIFGDVGDEEVELEGDADPLEVEVELEEGISFLTILHWLGVGRAPLILLLALDFSLLGVLGWFFNVLFYTLSGSWPGGVWSGVIAIAALLLALTIGSLCSRPLGQIFAQFSEDTSRDRLLGCSGHVSSAHIPHSGTGIGQVSVLDANRNRLILPAVLPPWATVTPQHGQEILIIDRQENEYIVVAKDSLDEATWLRQQRQSQIKDSEES encoded by the coding sequence ATGCTGTTTCACTTGATTCACACTCCCTACTGGATTGTCTTGGGCATGGGGGTCTTGCTCTTTTTGACGGTGATCTTTGGTGATGTGGGCGATGAAGAGGTCGAGCTAGAGGGAGATGCCGATCCCTTGGAAGTGGAAGTCGAACTAGAGGAGGGGATCTCATTTCTGACAATTTTGCACTGGTTGGGGGTGGGGAGAGCGCCCCTCATTCTCTTGCTCGCCTTGGACTTTAGCCTTTTGGGCGTGCTGGGCTGGTTTTTTAATGTTCTCTTTTACACACTGAGTGGCAGTTGGCCGGGGGGAGTGTGGTCAGGGGTGATTGCGATCGCGGCACTACTCTTGGCGCTAACCATTGGCAGCCTTTGCTCGCGGCCTTTGGGGCAAATTTTTGCGCAGTTTAGTGAAGATACCAGTCGCGATCGCCTGCTGGGGTGCAGTGGCCACGTCAGTTCTGCCCATATTCCCCACAGTGGTACTGGTATTGGCCAAGTGAGTGTTTTGGATGCCAATCGCAATCGACTGATTCTGCCGGCAGTGCTGCCCCCTTGGGCAACGGTCACCCCCCAGCATGGTCAGGAAATTTTAATTATCGATCGCCAAGAGAATGAATACATTGTCGTGGCTAAAGATAGCTTGGATGAGGCCACATGGTTACGCCAGCAGCGGCAATCTCAGATTAAAGATAGCGAAGAGTCTTAG
- a CDS encoding TIGR03943 family putative permease subunit, giving the protein MSSSSSNRYSPRVQRMIMRRRWLQQEWWTVVALLLWGLLFLRYWLQGRLGLLIHPNYFGLAIAAGFLLVAVSGWQGWRLWRGQVTPVQHVALLPARWTLSILIFAAVVGLVITPRPFNSATAIHRGLEDGLTVTRNSPVAFRLNQQPEERTLIDWIRTLDVYPEPDAYRGLPARIEGFAVHSPQLPETYLTLTRFVITCCAADAYPVGLPVKLGRSRQAYPQDQWFRVEGRMTTETLNDRRQLVLVAETIAPIPEPENPFMY; this is encoded by the coding sequence ATGTCTTCTAGCTCCTCCAATCGCTACTCTCCGCGTGTTCAACGCATGATCATGCGCCGTCGCTGGCTACAGCAGGAGTGGTGGACGGTTGTGGCACTCCTCCTCTGGGGACTGTTGTTTCTCCGATATTGGTTGCAGGGGCGACTGGGATTATTGATTCACCCCAACTACTTTGGACTGGCGATCGCCGCTGGGTTTCTTTTAGTTGCTGTGAGTGGTTGGCAAGGGTGGCGATTGTGGCGGGGTCAGGTGACGCCTGTGCAGCATGTTGCGCTCTTACCAGCTCGTTGGACGCTCAGTATCCTGATTTTTGCGGCAGTCGTGGGGTTGGTGATTACGCCCCGTCCTTTCAATAGTGCAACGGCCATTCATCGCGGTCTCGAGGATGGTTTGACAGTGACCCGCAATAGTCCCGTGGCCTTTCGCCTCAATCAACAGCCTGAGGAACGTACGCTCATTGACTGGATTCGCACCCTTGATGTCTATCCCGAACCCGATGCCTATAGGGGGTTGCCCGCTCGCATTGAGGGATTTGCTGTCCACAGTCCCCAACTGCCAGAGACTTATCTCACCCTCACCCGTTTTGTCATTACCTGTTGTGCAGCGGATGCCTATCCTGTGGGACTGCCAGTAAAACTGGGGCGATCGCGCCAAGCCTATCCCCAAGATCAGTGGTTTCGCGTTGAAGGTCGGATGACCACAGAAACCCTCAACGACCGTCGCCAATTGGTATTGGTTGCTGAGACGATAGCGCCGATTCCTGAGCCTGAAAATCCCTTTATGTACTAA
- a CDS encoding DUF3800 domain-containing protein produces the protein MSQLFAFYMDESGSPKPDPKDGASYFAVGGVLINHDDEKTIFQMLSDFKKRWGIDEKIALHGNEIRSRKRNFAWLGRSSKDEQERFLSDLSDVIIQCPIIVHGCVISRKGYLDRYLERYGSNTWEMMKSAFSILIERVAKYVLLQNGKVMIYFEKAGKKEDRLITHYFKSLRDSGAPFNAETSSKYSPLTPIKMEQVLAGIEGKSKSHPIIQIADSCLHPVAKSKEQPENQAFQALLRHNKLVDTHLRDDSLHEMGIKYYCFDNLH, from the coding sequence GTGAGTCAACTGTTTGCTTTCTACATGGATGAAAGTGGCAGCCCTAAGCCAGATCCTAAAGATGGAGCTAGTTACTTTGCTGTTGGCGGAGTACTAATCAATCATGATGATGAAAAGACTATATTCCAAATGCTCTCGGACTTTAAGAAACGCTGGGGCATTGATGAAAAAATAGCTTTGCACGGCAATGAAATTCGCAGTCGAAAGAGGAACTTTGCTTGGCTAGGTCGAAGCTCAAAAGATGAGCAAGAGAGGTTTTTGAGTGATTTGTCAGATGTGATTATTCAGTGCCCTATTATTGTTCATGGATGTGTTATTTCTCGAAAGGGCTATCTAGATCGATATCTAGAACGTTATGGTAGCAATACATGGGAAATGATGAAGAGCGCTTTCTCAATCTTGATAGAAAGAGTCGCTAAGTATGTATTGCTCCAAAATGGAAAAGTCATGATTTATTTTGAGAAAGCAGGTAAAAAAGAAGATCGTCTGATTACTCACTACTTTAAGAGTTTAAGAGATTCAGGAGCACCTTTCAATGCTGAAACTTCAAGCAAATATTCACCCCTGACACCTATCAAAATGGAGCAAGTACTTGCAGGTATAGAGGGTAAATCTAAGAGCCATCCCATAATCCAAATTGCTGATTCATGTCTGCATCCAGTCGCAAAATCCAAAGAACAACCTGAAAATCAGGCATTTCAGGCTCTACTTCGCCACAACAAGCTTGTCGATACACATTTAAGAGACGATAGTCTCCATGAGATGGGGATAAAGTACTACTGTTTTGATAATCTGCATTAA
- a CDS encoding RNA helicase, which translates to MSERSPALTDFLAQLPFELDAFQEAAIAALDAGRSVVVCAPTGSGKTLIGEYAIHRALTRQQRVFYTTPLKALSNQKWRDFQQQFGAEQVGLLTGDVSINRDAPILVMTTEIFRNMLYGTPIGEVGTSLVGVEVVVLDECHYMNDRQRGTVWEESIIYCPKDIQLVALSATIANGEQLTDWIQSVHGEAELIYSDWRPIPLHFYFCNGKGLFPLLDGQRKRLNPKLHGQPEQRRRGGKRDFLSIRYVVSQLQQRDMLPAIYFIFSRRGCDQAVQEVLGMNLLTPLEQEMLAQRVDAFLAQHQEIVAPEMIAPLYQGIAAHHAGVLPVVKTLVETLFQEGLIKLVFATETLAAGINMPARTTVISTLSKRTDSGHRLLTASEFLQMAGRAGRRGMDTVGHVVTLQTPFEGAHEAAFLATAAPDPLISQFTPSYGMVLNLLQRHTLEEARELVERSFGQYLATLQLTPQRQAIAQLETELQTVQQRLTGIDRQQLAQYQKLRERLRQDQRLLKILEQQAEQERAQELLPFMMAVPPGTWLHIKSPLREHPPLAAVLCQPVAGSGQLPHWLCLAADGRFRVVGIDDILGVYPDRPPCSNLPPPPEAMKLRLGESYSCNETDRYFGTLPDLPPVLPAPEVAAQAAKIADLEAKLSQLQGSLPQNVHSLLRLVRREERLQTELRDRQHKLHQQSQRHWEQFLALIAALQDFGGLNELTPTPLGEMAAALRGENELWLALALASGELDDLPPHLLAAAIAALVTETPRSDSWCNYPIPSEVEERLAALSPIRRRLFQVQRRHHIIFPLWYEWDLIGLVEQWALGTPWNELCAETNLDAGDIVRLLRRTLDFLSQIPHAPHTSPQLRQSAQQARYLLDRFPVNDLLEGLELEAATV; encoded by the coding sequence ATGAGTGAGCGATCGCCGGCTCTAACCGATTTTTTAGCCCAACTCCCCTTTGAACTGGATGCCTTTCAAGAAGCGGCGATCGCTGCCCTTGATGCGGGTCGCTCTGTGGTGGTCTGTGCTCCTACGGGGTCAGGTAAAACCCTCATTGGTGAGTATGCAATTCATCGTGCCCTGACGCGGCAGCAACGGGTTTTTTACACCACCCCCCTCAAGGCGCTCTCGAACCAGAAGTGGCGTGACTTTCAGCAGCAGTTTGGCGCGGAGCAAGTGGGTCTTTTGACCGGGGATGTCTCCATTAACCGCGATGCCCCGATTCTGGTGATGACGACGGAAATTTTCCGCAATATGCTCTACGGCACCCCCATTGGCGAAGTGGGCACCTCCCTTGTGGGGGTGGAAGTAGTGGTGTTGGATGAGTGCCACTACATGAACGATCGCCAGCGCGGCACCGTTTGGGAAGAATCCATCATCTACTGCCCGAAGGACATTCAACTGGTGGCTCTCTCTGCCACGATCGCCAACGGCGAGCAACTCACCGACTGGATTCAATCCGTCCACGGGGAGGCCGAACTGATCTACTCCGACTGGCGACCGATTCCACTGCACTTTTACTTTTGCAATGGCAAGGGACTCTTTCCCCTTTTGGATGGTCAGCGCAAACGGCTCAACCCTAAGCTCCACGGCCAACCCGAACAGCGGCGCCGCGGTGGCAAGCGGGACTTCTTGAGCATCCGCTATGTCGTGAGTCAGCTGCAACAGCGGGACATGCTGCCGGCAATTTACTTTATTTTTAGCCGCCGCGGCTGTGACCAGGCTGTCCAAGAGGTTTTGGGCATGAACCTGCTCACACCCCTAGAACAAGAAATGCTGGCGCAGCGGGTGGACGCATTTTTAGCGCAGCACCAAGAGATTGTGGCACCAGAAATGATTGCCCCCCTCTACCAAGGGATTGCCGCCCACCATGCGGGGGTGTTGCCAGTGGTGAAAACCTTGGTGGAAACCCTGTTTCAGGAAGGGCTGATCAAGCTGGTCTTTGCCACAGAAACCCTTGCCGCAGGGATCAATATGCCCGCGCGCACCACGGTCATTTCGACTCTCTCGAAGCGCACCGATAGCGGTCATCGCCTCTTAACCGCCTCGGAATTTCTGCAAATGGCGGGGCGAGCTGGACGGCGGGGCATGGATACGGTGGGTCATGTGGTGACCCTGCAGACTCCCTTTGAGGGTGCCCATGAAGCGGCCTTTTTGGCCACCGCTGCCCCCGATCCCTTGATCAGCCAATTTACCCCCAGCTATGGCATGGTACTAAACTTGCTCCAACGTCACACCCTCGAAGAAGCGCGGGAATTGGTGGAGCGCAGTTTTGGCCAATACTTGGCCACCTTGCAACTCACGCCCCAACGGCAGGCGATCGCCCAACTGGAAACGGAATTGCAAACCGTGCAACAGCGCCTCACGGGCATTGATCGGCAGCAACTAGCGCAGTATCAAAAGCTGCGGGAACGGCTGCGGCAGGATCAACGCCTCCTGAAAATCCTCGAACAGCAGGCGGAGCAGGAACGTGCCCAAGAACTCCTCCCTTTTATGATGGCGGTGCCGCCGGGGACGTGGCTCCATATTAAATCCCCGCTGCGGGAGCATCCCCCCTTAGCCGCCGTCCTCTGTCAGCCCGTTGCTGGTTCCGGGCAGTTGCCCCACTGGCTGTGCCTTGCGGCCGATGGTCGCTTTCGGGTCGTTGGCATTGATGACATTTTGGGGGTTTATCCCGATCGCCCCCCCTGTAGCAATCTCCCCCCGCCCCCAGAGGCGATGAAACTGCGCCTAGGGGAAAGTTATTCCTGCAACGAGACTGATCGCTACTTCGGTACTCTCCCGGATTTGCCACCCGTCTTACCCGCGCCAGAAGTGGCTGCCCAAGCCGCTAAAATCGCTGACCTCGAGGCGAAACTGAGCCAACTGCAAGGGAGTCTGCCGCAAAATGTTCATTCGCTGCTACGCCTAGTGCGTCGTGAAGAACGGCTGCAAACGGAACTGCGCGATCGCCAGCACAAGCTCCATCAACAGTCTCAACGCCACTGGGAGCAATTTCTTGCCCTCATTGCTGCACTGCAAGACTTTGGTGGCCTCAATGAGCTGACCCCCACTCCCCTTGGGGAAATGGCCGCTGCTCTGCGGGGAGAAAACGAACTTTGGTTGGCTCTAGCCTTGGCCTCTGGCGAACTCGATGACTTGCCCCCCCACCTCTTAGCCGCAGCGATCGCTGCCTTGGTCACTGAAACGCCCCGTTCCGACAGTTGGTGCAACTACCCCATTCCTAGTGAAGTAGAAGAACGCCTTGCCGCCCTTAGTCCAATTCGCCGTCGGCTGTTTCAGGTGCAGCGCCGCCATCACATCATCTTTCCCCTTTGGTACGAGTGGGATTTGATTGGCTTGGTGGAGCAGTGGGCCTTGGGCACGCCGTGGAATGAATTGTGCGCTGAAACCAATCTCGATGCCGGGGATATTGTGCGGTTGCTACGGCGTACCCTCGATTTTCTTTCCCAGATTCCCCATGCGCCCCACACCAGTCCCCAACTGCGCCAAAGTGCCCAGCAGGCACGCTATCTTCTCGATCGCTTCCCCGTGAATGACTTGCTAGAAGGGCTGGAGCTAGAGGCGGCAACGGTATAG
- a CDS encoding SDR family oxidoreductase, with protein sequence MYLVTGATGQLGLRVVRRCITLGLPVRAFVRLTSQYDLLKEWGAEIFIGDLQQPRDIQAAMEGVAAVICCHGSQLLSRAIQAIDYRATLDVIQAAQEQGVRHITLISPLAVTGDRQQSPFLKAKYEVEQVLISSGLNYAIFRCPTLMSSLLPLAERFQQTGVYFILGDPQHRLQLLSPEDLARCILSASQANQIGIFSMAHPEVFTRQEIADRLGRFFNKRPFVMTVPLAVIDGARQFLGVMNRDLEASLGTLRTLLAYESLCPAGEIERAQTYFQLSFESLETFLDRYF encoded by the coding sequence ATGTATCTGGTCACGGGTGCCACAGGACAATTGGGTTTGCGGGTGGTGCGCCGCTGTATCACCTTGGGGCTGCCGGTACGAGCTTTTGTGCGCCTAACGAGCCAATACGATCTCCTCAAGGAATGGGGAGCGGAGATTTTCATTGGTGATCTACAACAGCCCCGCGATATTCAGGCTGCCATGGAGGGGGTGGCGGCAGTGATTTGCTGCCATGGTAGTCAGTTACTCAGCCGTGCCATTCAGGCGATTGATTACCGTGCCACGTTGGATGTGATTCAGGCGGCTCAGGAACAGGGGGTGCGCCATATCACACTGATTTCTCCGCTAGCGGTGACGGGCGATCGCCAGCAGTCTCCCTTTCTCAAAGCCAAGTATGAAGTCGAGCAGGTGCTCATTAGCAGTGGCCTCAACTACGCGATTTTTCGCTGTCCTACACTCATGTCCAGTTTGCTTCCCCTTGCCGAGCGCTTTCAACAAACCGGTGTCTATTTCATCCTTGGGGATCCCCAGCATCGGTTACAACTCCTCAGTCCAGAAGATTTAGCTCGCTGTATTCTCAGCGCTAGCCAAGCCAACCAAATTGGCATTTTCAGCATGGCGCATCCAGAGGTGTTCACTCGCCAAGAGATTGCCGATCGCTTGGGTCGCTTTTTTAATAAACGTCCCTTTGTCATGACCGTTCCCCTAGCCGTGATTGACGGCGCTCGTCAGTTTTTGGGAGTGATGAATCGGGATCTCGAGGCCAGCCTAGGGACGCTGCGAACCCTATTGGCCTATGAAAGTCTCTGCCCTGCGGGTGAAATTGAGCGCGCCCAAACCTACTTTCAACTCTCCTTTGAGTCCCTCGAGACGTTTTTGGATCGCTATTTCTAG
- a CDS encoding DUF4346 domain-containing protein, with the protein MTKAERTALDNKLSQRFIHLDPAGYFIIYIDPEQELIWMKHYANDINEKGLAVDPDTGEPIPTKGKVTREPDLVLSGRTAKELCIELFEKDRQLVTMFDHAAYLGRELMRAQFCLDEGLEYIQD; encoded by the coding sequence TTGACCAAAGCAGAACGCACGGCTCTTGACAACAAGCTATCACAGCGATTTATTCATCTTGATCCGGCAGGGTATTTCATTATCTACATTGACCCTGAGCAAGAACTGATCTGGATGAAACACTATGCCAATGACATCAATGAGAAGGGCTTAGCGGTGGATCCCGATACCGGGGAACCCATTCCCACCAAAGGGAAAGTAACGCGGGAACCAGATCTGGTACTCAGCGGTCGAACAGCCAAGGAGTTATGTATTGAACTCTTTGAAAAGGATCGCCAACTGGTGACGATGTTTGACCATGCGGCCTATCTCGGTCGTGAATTGATGCGGGCACAGTTTTGTTTGGATGAAGGGCTTGAGTATATCCAAGATTAG
- a CDS encoding thioredoxin family protein: MGAATAASGQRLRNFVIAVVAILISLALLAGLRSSNQPLTLAEQAQHATPWEEAQVNGKPTLLEFYANWCSTCRSMAKDLGELKAQYRDRLNFVMLNVDNTKWLPEIEQFNVDGIPHFVFLNRQLEPQAVAIGLQPKEVMAKNLEALSRDLPLPYGQSTGEVSQLANPLARQRSDDPRSHGG; the protein is encoded by the coding sequence ATGGGAGCAGCAACGGCAGCCAGTGGTCAACGGTTACGGAATTTTGTGATTGCTGTTGTCGCCATTCTCATTAGTCTTGCCCTATTGGCGGGTTTACGCAGTAGCAATCAACCTCTCACCCTCGCCGAGCAAGCCCAGCACGCCACCCCTTGGGAAGAGGCTCAAGTTAATGGCAAGCCGACACTTTTGGAGTTTTATGCCAACTGGTGTAGCACCTGTCGTTCGATGGCCAAGGATTTGGGGGAATTAAAGGCGCAATATCGCGATCGCCTGAACTTCGTCATGCTGAATGTGGACAACACCAAGTGGCTACCGGAAATTGAGCAATTTAATGTGGATGGCATTCCCCACTTTGTCTTTCTGAATCGGCAATTGGAACCCCAAGCAGTGGCGATCGGCCTCCAACCCAAGGAAGTGATGGCTAAAAACTTAGAAGCCCTTAGTCGTGATCTCCCGCTCCCCTATGGTCAATCAACGGGTGAAGTGTCACAATTGGCCAATCCCCTTGCCCGTCAACGCAGTGATGATCCCCGCAGTCATGGGGGCTAA
- a CDS encoding GNAT family N-acetyltransferase, protein MTDMLVKLYDLAVDWPAVMAHQQQGIHYRQPLGSEVAWIIQWVGDRFSAGWRSEVALALSQRPPRGLIAVQNGELLGFACYDAAALGLFGPMAVAEPHRGRGVGRLLLQLTLAQMRAAGYAYAVIGWVSSEAFYAKTVGAMPIPNSRPGLWQTALNLGQCSNPSES, encoded by the coding sequence ATGACCGATATGCTGGTCAAGCTCTACGATCTCGCAGTAGACTGGCCCGCCGTGATGGCGCATCAACAGCAGGGGATTCACTACCGGCAGCCTTTGGGGTCAGAAGTGGCTTGGATTATCCAGTGGGTGGGCGATCGCTTTAGTGCCGGTTGGCGCAGTGAAGTGGCTCTTGCCTTGAGTCAGCGCCCGCCACGGGGACTGATTGCGGTTCAAAACGGCGAACTTCTCGGCTTTGCCTGCTATGATGCAGCCGCCTTGGGACTCTTTGGGCCAATGGCTGTGGCAGAACCCCATCGAGGGCGGGGGGTTGGTCGCCTGCTGTTGCAGTTAACCTTGGCTCAGATGCGAGCGGCCGGCTATGCCTATGCCGTGATTGGCTGGGTTTCCTCAGAGGCTTTTTATGCGAAAACCGTTGGTGCGATGCCAATTCCCAATTCGCGACCCGGACTCTGGCAAACGGCCTTGAACCTTGGCCAGTGCTCTAACCCGTCAGAGTCTTAA